In Deltaproteobacteria bacterium, the following proteins share a genomic window:
- the murG gene encoding undecaprenyldiphospho-muramoylpentapeptide beta-N-acetylglucosaminyltransferase: MKVIIAGGGTGGHIFPAISIAEEIKRRNPSNNILFVGTSRGLENDLLSKRGFRIEHIRARGIKGRSLLNSVNAIFSSLAGLFDSLSVIRNFRPDAVLGVGGYVSGPMVLAASLYGIPTAVCEQNVYPGVTNRILGKLVKRVFVAFEDSRSYFPGDKVLLTGNPVRNEILRNAGSEKKAEAVVILVFGGSQGAHRLNASVPEALAELGREDISVIHQTGLKDYDYVKNLYQKFGIKARVLTFIEDMAGAYAGADFVIGRAGAGTVSEITALGKPSLLVPYPHAANNHQMENARVLERAGAAIVIEDKEATPENLSRALTGALGKDKLNSMASAAAALGKPGAAGAIADEISKLGGEI, from the coding sequence ATGAAGGTGATAATTGCCGGGGGAGGCACAGGGGGGCATATATTTCCGGCAATCTCGATTGCCGAGGAGATAAAGAGAAGAAATCCCTCGAACAACATCCTTTTTGTAGGTACGAGTAGAGGGTTGGAGAACGATTTGCTTTCAAAAAGGGGTTTTAGGATAGAGCACATAAGGGCGCGGGGAATAAAGGGCAGGAGCTTGTTAAATAGTGTAAATGCAATCTTTTCCTCGCTCGCGGGTCTTTTCGACTCGTTGTCTGTTATAAGAAATTTCAGGCCTGATGCGGTTTTAGGCGTGGGAGGATACGTTTCGGGCCCTATGGTGCTTGCGGCGAGTCTTTACGGTATCCCAACAGCTGTCTGCGAGCAAAATGTCTATCCCGGAGTGACTAACCGCATATTGGGGAAACTGGTTAAGAGGGTATTTGTTGCTTTCGAGGACAGCAGGTCCTATTTCCCCGGTGATAAGGTTCTTCTCACCGGGAATCCCGTAAGAAATGAAATCCTCCGAAACGCCGGTAGTGAAAAGAAGGCTGAGGCCGTCGTGATTCTAGTTTTCGGAGGGAGCCAGGGCGCGCACAGACTCAACGCGTCCGTTCCCGAGGCGCTTGCCGAATTAGGCAGAGAGGACATCTCCGTAATACATCAAACCGGACTGAAAGACTACGATTATGTAAAAAATCTCTATCAGAAATTCGGCATTAAAGCCCGTGTTCTCACATTCATCGAGGACATGGCCGGCGCTTACGCCGGCGCCGACTTCGTAATCGGAAGGGCGGGGGCCGGAACGGTATCCGAGATTACCGCGCTTGGAAAACCGTCTCTGCTCGTCCCCTATCCCCATGCGGCCAACAACCATCAAATGGAAAACGCGAGGGTGCTCGAGCGGGCGGGGGCGGCGATTGTCATTGAGGATAAAGAGGCCACTCCTGAAAATCTTTCCCGGGCATTGACCGGGGCGCTTGGGAAAGACAAACTAAATAGCATGGCGTCCGCCGCCGCTGCCCTGGGGAAACCGGGAGCCGCAGGGGCGATAGCGGACGAAATATCAAAACTGGGCGGAGAGATTTAG
- the ftsA gene encoding cell division protein FtsA produces the protein MGREQDLIIGLDIGTTKICAIVGDFNPSTGEVEIIGVGTYPSYGLKRGVVVNIDNTIQSVKHAVEEAEHMAGCEIRTVFVGIAGGHIKGISGHGMITIREREVAKRDIERVIESANAVLIPADREIIHVIPQEYVVDGQSGIKDPVGIYGIKLETKVHIVTGQVTAAQNLVKCIHGAGMDVADIVLEQLASSEAVLTDDEKEIGVVLIDCGGGTTDIAIFVGGSIRYTENVTLGGDNIDRDIALGLSTPLAEARKIKEKYGTALAELVSPEETIEVPSVGGRNFRKISRKDLAMVIEPRMEEIFALVKREVRKSGFEDLAPAGVVITGGSVIMNGTVELAERVLEMPVRMGIPTDVGGLSDIIANPVYSTGVGLVLYGAGYKGDKKLRIRDENVFKKIFDSMKNWFQEFF, from the coding sequence ATGGGTAGGGAACAGGATTTGATAATCGGCCTGGATATAGGAACTACAAAAATATGCGCTATCGTCGGGGATTTTAATCCCTCTACTGGGGAAGTTGAGATAATAGGGGTGGGCACATATCCCTCATACGGTCTCAAGAGGGGCGTGGTCGTGAATATAGATAACACGATTCAGTCGGTGAAGCACGCTGTCGAAGAAGCGGAGCACATGGCGGGATGTGAGATCAGAACCGTATTCGTCGGAATTGCGGGAGGGCATATCAAGGGCATAAGCGGGCACGGCATGATTACGATCAGGGAGCGGGAAGTTGCGAAAAGGGATATAGAAAGGGTAATTGAGTCCGCAAACGCTGTTTTAATCCCCGCGGACAGGGAAATCATTCACGTCATACCCCAGGAATACGTCGTGGACGGTCAGAGCGGAATAAAAGACCCCGTCGGTATTTACGGGATCAAGCTCGAAACGAAAGTTCATATAGTGACAGGCCAGGTTACCGCGGCTCAGAATCTGGTTAAATGCATACACGGGGCGGGGATGGACGTTGCGGATATCGTGCTCGAGCAGCTCGCTTCAAGCGAAGCGGTCCTCACCGATGATGAGAAGGAAATCGGGGTCGTGCTGATCGACTGCGGCGGCGGAACAACCGATATAGCTATATTCGTCGGCGGCAGTATCAGATACACGGAGAACGTTACCCTCGGTGGGGATAATATAGACAGAGACATTGCGCTCGGTTTATCGACTCCGCTTGCCGAAGCCAGAAAAATTAAAGAGAAATACGGAACGGCCCTGGCCGAGCTCGTATCGCCTGAGGAGACAATAGAGGTGCCGAGCGTGGGGGGAAGAAATTTCAGAAAAATATCCAGAAAAGACCTCGCTATGGTCATAGAGCCCAGGATGGAAGAAATTTTCGCTCTCGTTAAAAGAGAGGTAAGAAAATCGGGTTTTGAAGACCTTGCGCCTGCGGGTGTGGTTATAACGGGCGGAAGCGTGATTATGAACGGCACGGTTGAGCTTGCCGAAAGAGTGCTGGAGATGCCTGTCAGAATGGGTATTCCTACCGATGTCGGCGGGCTTAGCGACATAATCGCGAACCCTGTTTATTCGACCGGTGTCGGGCTCGTTCTTTACGGCGCCGGTTACAAAGGTGATAAAAAATTACGTATAAGAGATGAAAATGTTTTCAAAAAAATATTTGATAGTATGAAAAACTGGTTTCAAGAGTTTTTTTAG
- the ribD gene encoding bifunctional diaminohydroxyphosphoribosylaminopyrimidine deaminase/5-amino-6-(5-phosphoribosylamino)uracil reductase RibD has translation MPTHQDEKYMSIALKLAKRAEGMTSPNPLVGAVVVKKGEIIGKGYHRKAGLPHAEIEAFKDAEKKGHNINGSTLYVSLEPCCHKGKRTPPCVDAIIEKGVTKVVVGSLDPNPKVSGKGVKTLGEKGINTVTGVLEQKSRDINESFKKYITTGKPFVILKLAATLDGKIAARTGDSKWIGSEKQREYAHKLRSKADAVMVGIGTVLTDDPRLNVRLRKKTVRQPVPVVLDPGLRTPPESSILALHDSVFIATGKSCDKRKREKLESAGAKIIEISTDRQGLLNLNELLVALGDYEITSLLVEGGSRTAAHALRSGIVDKVVFFYAPKLMGGDGLSMIGDLGISKVGNSLEIDGISIKRYGSEFMIEGYIKKRQPEG, from the coding sequence ATGCCCACGCACCAAGACGAAAAATATATGTCGATCGCCCTTAAGCTGGCCAAAAGGGCGGAAGGCATGACAAGTCCGAACCCCCTTGTGGGGGCGGTAGTGGTCAAAAAGGGGGAGATAATAGGAAAGGGGTATCACCGGAAGGCCGGTCTTCCTCACGCGGAGATAGAAGCGTTTAAAGACGCGGAAAAAAAGGGGCATAATATCAACGGTTCTACACTCTACGTATCTCTTGAGCCCTGCTGCCACAAGGGCAAAAGGACACCTCCCTGCGTTGACGCTATAATAGAAAAAGGGGTGACAAAGGTGGTGGTAGGCTCGCTCGATCCCAACCCGAAAGTAAGCGGAAAGGGGGTGAAAACGCTTGGAGAAAAAGGTATCAATACAGTAACCGGCGTTCTCGAACAAAAATCAAGGGACATAAATGAGAGCTTCAAAAAATATATAACGACAGGTAAACCGTTCGTAATCCTGAAGCTCGCGGCGACACTCGACGGAAAGATAGCCGCCCGCACCGGGGACTCGAAGTGGATAGGAAGCGAGAAACAGAGGGAGTATGCGCACAAACTGAGGAGCAAGGCTGACGCCGTAATGGTCGGCATTGGAACAGTGCTCACCGACGATCCGCGCTTGAATGTAAGGCTGCGGAAAAAAACAGTGAGACAACCCGTGCCCGTAGTGCTAGACCCGGGGCTCAGGACGCCCCCGGAATCCAGTATATTGGCGCTCCACGACTCCGTTTTTATAGCGACAGGAAAATCCTGCGACAAAAGAAAAAGAGAGAAACTCGAAAGCGCAGGGGCGAAAATAATTGAAATCAGCACGGATAGACAGGGACTCTTGAACTTAAATGAACTCCTCGTTGCGCTGGGAGACTACGAAATCACAAGCCTCCTCGTTGAAGGGGGAAGCAGGACCGCGGCACATGCGCTCAGGAGCGGGATTGTGGACAAGGTGGTTTTCTTCTATGCGCCTAAGTTAATGGGTGGAGACGGTCTCAGCATGATAGGCGACCTCGGCATCTCCAAAGTCGGAAATTCTTTGGAGATAGACGGGATTAGTATAAAAAGATACGGGAGCGAGTTTATGATAGAAGGCTATATAAAAAAGAGACAACCGGAAGGGTGA
- the rsfS gene encoding ribosome silencing factor encodes MSIAQAAWEKNAEDPVVIEVKSSSDVTDYLMICSANSTRGVKTIVDNIEKKLKGMDEKIIGIEGHAEGKWVLVDSADVVAHIFYEPLREFYNIESLWIDAPRVKISFEKQLLKKTDRYTQIQAAD; translated from the coding sequence TTGTCGATCGCTCAGGCGGCCTGGGAGAAAAACGCCGAAGATCCTGTAGTTATAGAGGTAAAATCTTCAAGCGATGTTACCGATTATCTCATGATCTGCAGTGCAAATTCTACGAGAGGCGTAAAAACGATCGTGGATAATATCGAGAAGAAATTGAAAGGTATGGACGAGAAAATTATCGGCATTGAAGGCCACGCTGAAGGGAAGTGGGTATTGGTGGATTCCGCGGATGTGGTCGCCCATATATTTTATGAGCCCTTGAGGGAATTTTATAATATAGAAAGCCTGTGGATAGATGCCCCGCGCGTAAAGATTTCCTTTGAAAAACAACTCCTAAAAAAAACCGATCGGTACACGCAGATTCAGGCAGCGGATTAA
- the murC gene encoding UDP-N-acetylmuramate--L-alanine ligase, whose amino-acid sequence MYGKIKRIHFVGIGGIGMSGIAELLINMGYKVTGSDLRESGTIDRLRNLGASVSVGHSAENVHGAGVVVISSAVNNRNPEVIEAESLGIPVIPRAQMLAELMRLRYGIAVAGSHGKTTTTTMISAVLSHGGLDPTIVVGGKVKALGTNARLGKGNFMVVEADESDGSFLLLSPVISVLTNIDEEHMDHYNGIRELEQAFSSFLDKIPFYGLSVVCVDCPRVSAISKGFEKRSITYGFSPEAELRAENVNISGFKTEFEVFLNNSRLGEISLQVPGRHNAQNALAAIAVGMELGMDFAQLRQGLLEYTGIDRRLQIKGRGGDVLVLDDYAHHPSEIKATIDALKDSGAGRIVAIFQPHRYSRTSRLFKEFTSVLREIDVLFLLDIYAAGEEPIEGVTSESLFRSVKEAGHKNVFYSNGSNDVEASVLNLLKPGDVVITLGAGNVWTIGEKIAEEIA is encoded by the coding sequence GTGTACGGAAAAATTAAACGTATTCATTTTGTGGGAATAGGCGGTATTGGAATGAGCGGTATCGCCGAGCTACTTATCAATATGGGATATAAAGTCACGGGCTCCGATTTAAGGGAATCCGGTACTATCGACAGGCTTAGAAATCTCGGGGCATCGGTATCCGTGGGACATAGCGCTGAAAATGTTCACGGAGCCGGGGTTGTAGTGATATCCTCGGCTGTTAATAACCGGAATCCCGAGGTAATCGAGGCTGAGAGTCTCGGCATCCCCGTGATTCCGAGGGCTCAGATGCTCGCCGAGCTTATGAGGCTCAGATACGGGATAGCCGTCGCCGGAAGTCACGGAAAAACAACAACGACTACTATGATCTCTGCAGTACTCTCCCACGGCGGGCTTGACCCGACTATAGTAGTGGGCGGCAAGGTTAAGGCTCTCGGCACTAACGCGCGGCTCGGAAAGGGAAATTTTATGGTAGTTGAAGCGGACGAAAGCGACGGTTCTTTTCTTTTGCTCTCGCCGGTGATATCGGTTCTGACCAATATCGACGAAGAGCACATGGATCATTACAACGGAATAAGGGAATTGGAACAGGCGTTTTCAAGCTTTTTAGATAAGATTCCTTTCTACGGACTTTCGGTGGTTTGCGTGGACTGCCCCCGCGTGAGCGCAATCTCAAAAGGTTTTGAAAAAAGGTCGATCACCTACGGTTTCAGCCCCGAGGCCGAGCTTAGAGCCGAAAATGTAAATATCTCAGGGTTTAAGACCGAATTCGAGGTATTTCTCAATAATTCCCGTCTCGGTGAAATCAGTCTTCAAGTCCCCGGCAGGCATAATGCGCAGAATGCACTCGCCGCTATTGCCGTGGGAATGGAGCTCGGCATGGATTTCGCACAGCTGAGACAGGGTCTTCTCGAATACACGGGTATAGACAGAAGGCTTCAGATCAAGGGGCGGGGCGGAGACGTACTGGTGCTCGACGACTACGCTCATCACCCGAGTGAGATAAAAGCCACGATCGATGCCCTTAAGGATTCCGGGGCGGGCAGGATTGTGGCGATTTTTCAGCCCCACAGATATTCGAGAACAAGCCGCCTCTTTAAGGAATTTACAAGTGTTCTGCGCGAGATAGATGTGCTCTTTCTTCTCGATATATACGCGGCCGGAGAGGAGCCGATAGAAGGCGTTACATCAGAGTCCCTGTTCCGGTCTGTAAAGGAGGCCGGGCACAAAAACGTGTTTTACTCAAATGGCAGTAATGACGTAGAGGCCTCGGTTCTGAATTTATTAAAGCCCGGCGACGTCGTTATTACCCTCGGGGCCGGAAATGTCTGGACTATAGGGGAGAAAATAGCAGAGGAAATCGCATGA
- the ftsZ gene encoding cell division protein FtsZ, with protein sequence MANFELEDTNIELKAKIKVIGAGGAGGNAINAMIERGLNGVDFIVTNTDAQDLRKSLAPSKIQIGNRTTKGLGSGGNPVLGREAAIEDQIKLAEVLEGADMVFITAGMGGGTGTGASPVIAQASKDVGALTVGVVTKPFGFEGPKRNKQALEGIENLEKEVDTLIVIPNDRLTEVHNISILDAFTRADEVLHQAVRGISDIITGTGYINVDFADVKSIMGENGGKALMGTGFAEGTNRAIEAAEAAITSPLLEDISIEGATGILLNVTASPDFGIEELNEACNYIKDRAHEDVNLIFGLVFNSEFKEAVQLTVIATGIQTVRAQSINKIVTKLPTDIGEDEFEIPAFIRRRGVKEGQ encoded by the coding sequence ATGGCAAATTTTGAGCTAGAAGACACTAATATCGAGCTTAAGGCTAAGATAAAAGTTATCGGAGCCGGCGGAGCCGGCGGTAACGCTATAAACGCTATGATAGAAAGGGGTTTAAACGGCGTCGATTTCATTGTGACCAATACTGACGCTCAGGACCTCAGAAAATCACTTGCCCCTTCCAAGATTCAGATCGGCAACAGGACTACCAAAGGCCTCGGCTCGGGCGGTAATCCCGTGTTGGGCAGAGAGGCGGCTATCGAGGACCAGATAAAGCTTGCCGAGGTTCTTGAAGGCGCGGATATGGTCTTCATTACTGCCGGGATGGGCGGAGGTACCGGAACAGGCGCATCTCCAGTCATAGCGCAGGCTTCAAAGGATGTCGGCGCTCTCACCGTGGGCGTGGTTACGAAACCATTCGGGTTTGAAGGCCCCAAGAGGAATAAGCAGGCGCTCGAGGGCATAGAAAATCTAGAGAAAGAAGTTGACACACTGATTGTAATTCCGAACGACCGCCTCACCGAAGTGCATAACATAAGTATCCTAGACGCTTTTACGAGGGCTGACGAGGTGCTCCACCAGGCAGTGCGCGGAATATCCGATATCATCACCGGCACCGGTTACATCAATGTGGACTTCGCCGACGTAAAGAGCATTATGGGTGAGAACGGCGGGAAAGCGCTCATGGGAACAGGCTTTGCCGAAGGCACTAACAGGGCGATAGAAGCCGCCGAAGCCGCTATAACAAGTCCTCTTCTCGAGGATATATCCATTGAGGGGGCGACCGGGATATTGCTCAACGTCACCGCTTCCCCGGACTTCGGGATCGAGGAGCTGAACGAAGCGTGCAATTACATAAAGGACCGCGCTCACGAAGACGTAAACCTCATATTCGGTCTCGTGTTCAATAGCGAGTTCAAGGAAGCCGTTCAACTAACCGTTATTGCGACCGGAATACAGACTGTGAGAGCTCAGAGCATAAATAAAATAGTTACAAAGCTCCCTACTGACATTGGCGAAGACGAGTTTGAGATTCCCGCATTCATAAGAAGACGCGGCGTTAAAGAAGGGCAGTAG
- the nadD gene encoding nicotinate-nucleotide adenylyltransferase → MENNGKKKVGLFGGTFDPVHMGHLRAGEEIREMLGLSEVYFIPSALPPHKESSEVTPSRHRLKMLELALDSNPFFEICEYEVEKSSASYTIETLKYLTGLHADHEFYFIVGNELFSDIETWKDYRELFKLSNFAVITRPGFSNGEPPKPPLALGADFSYDKNTENVIFYRNKNSKVIAFTQIRGLEVSSTEIRRLIKTEKSIRYLVPGPVEEYIMSNMLYRGEEAQ, encoded by the coding sequence ATGGAGAATAACGGCAAAAAGAAAGTCGGCCTATTCGGAGGGACGTTTGATCCCGTGCATATGGGACACCTGCGGGCCGGGGAGGAAATAAGGGAAATGCTCGGACTCAGCGAGGTTTATTTCATTCCATCCGCCCTGCCACCTCACAAGGAAAGCTCGGAAGTTACCCCTTCACGTCACAGGCTCAAAATGCTCGAGCTTGCGCTCGACTCAAACCCGTTTTTCGAGATATGCGAATATGAAGTAGAGAAAAGCTCCGCTTCTTACACAATCGAAACCTTAAAATACCTGACCGGTCTTCATGCCGATCATGAATTTTACTTTATCGTGGGGAACGAGCTGTTTTCCGACATTGAAACATGGAAGGATTACAGGGAGCTGTTTAAACTGTCGAACTTCGCCGTAATCACCCGGCCGGGCTTTTCAAACGGCGAACCGCCCAAACCGCCGCTTGCCCTCGGCGCCGATTTTAGTTATGATAAAAATACAGAGAACGTGATATTTTATAGAAATAAAAATTCCAAAGTTATCGCTTTTACACAAATCCGGGGTCTTGAAGTATCCTCCACCGAAATAAGGCGTCTTATAAAGACCGAAAAGTCTATCAGATACCTGGTTCCCGGCCCGGTGGAAGAGTACATCATGTCTAACATGCTCTACCGCGGGGAGGAAGCTCAATAG
- a CDS encoding FtsQ-type POTRA domain-containing protein: protein MEENKGFPYRRFVIILSLLAVLTVLGVASYASLRLGIFTVEEIEISGNNRISEREIIKRSGLHRGLSSIFFFENQVEEDILGNPWIRTVSVNKEFPKKVRIEIEEEEVYCIVISGGGKPFYISRSGNMLGSGNFDMGLDFPVLIGEVIENPDLLKEALDILELSKSSIVLNWNDISEVHIDPIYGIKVFTNDNRRIEFDRNKIVEKWDKIEKILKHSDSLGLKEYYINISSENMGVVNFQPPSASSGAKDG from the coding sequence GTGGAAGAGAATAAAGGCTTTCCTTATCGTAGATTCGTAATAATTTTGTCCCTCCTGGCGGTACTGACCGTTTTGGGCGTAGCCTCTTACGCGAGCCTTCGTCTCGGAATATTCACGGTGGAAGAGATAGAAATAAGCGGAAATAACAGAATCAGCGAAAGAGAGATTATCAAAAGGTCAGGATTGCACCGGGGTCTCAGCAGCATTTTCTTTTTCGAGAATCAGGTCGAGGAGGACATACTCGGCAATCCCTGGATCAGGACGGTTTCGGTCAATAAAGAATTCCCTAAAAAGGTGCGTATAGAAATAGAAGAAGAAGAGGTTTACTGTATTGTTATCTCCGGGGGGGGGAAGCCTTTTTATATAAGCAGGTCGGGCAACATGCTCGGGTCCGGAAATTTTGATATGGGGCTTGATTTTCCCGTTCTGATAGGCGAAGTTATAGAGAACCCGGATCTGTTGAAAGAGGCCCTCGATATATTGGAATTGTCTAAGAGCAGCATCGTTCTCAACTGGAACGATATTTCCGAAGTCCATATAGATCCTATATACGGCATCAAGGTTTTTACGAACGATAACCGCCGTATAGAATTCGATAGAAACAAGATTGTCGAGAAGTGGGATAAGATCGAAAAAATCTTAAAGCATTCGGATAGCTTGGGACTTAAAGAATATTATATAAATATAAGCTCGGAAAATATGGGTGTAGTTAATTTTCAACCACCGTCGGCTTCATCCGGAGCTAAGGATGGGTAG
- the murB gene encoding UDP-N-acetylmuramate dehydrogenase yields the protein MSVLECQLELIGCEVDQKFPMNKYTSLRVGGSADFVVTPGNMEQFIKVLNLLSETDTPRVVLGAGSNTVVYDDGIDGVVVSTRKLKNIQIGEDEKVFAETGAVLGTILNKTVKAGLTGFEFAAGIPGTVGGGIFMNAGANNGEIKDVLETVWVWLDGKEIAIDRNEIKFEYRKSHLPEGCVITRAVFGLRKGNKEEVEKNVKEYMERRNRTQPIKMSNTGSIFKNPPDIAAGRLLEELGLKGFGIGGARFSELHANFIVNSGGAKASDVLRLIETAKKEALLKRGITLETEVKIIGKEKSGRE from the coding sequence ATGAGTGTTTTGGAGTGTCAATTGGAGCTTATCGGCTGCGAGGTCGATCAAAAATTCCCCATGAATAAATACACCTCTCTCCGCGTAGGGGGTAGTGCCGATTTTGTCGTCACTCCTGGGAACATGGAGCAGTTTATAAAGGTGCTGAATCTGCTGTCGGAAACCGATACGCCCAGGGTCGTGCTCGGCGCGGGTTCAAACACGGTAGTGTACGATGACGGTATAGACGGCGTGGTTGTATCTACCAGAAAGTTGAAAAATATTCAGATAGGGGAAGACGAAAAGGTTTTCGCCGAGACGGGAGCCGTGCTCGGAACCATACTGAACAAAACGGTTAAAGCCGGTCTTACCGGTTTTGAATTCGCCGCCGGCATTCCGGGAACTGTCGGAGGCGGGATATTCATGAACGCGGGAGCCAATAACGGCGAGATAAAAGATGTCCTGGAGACGGTTTGGGTGTGGCTTGACGGTAAGGAAATTGCCATTGACAGGAATGAAATTAAATTCGAATACCGGAAGAGTCATCTGCCCGAGGGATGCGTAATCACAAGAGCTGTCTTCGGACTCAGAAAGGGGAATAAAGAGGAAGTAGAAAAGAATGTAAAGGAATATATGGAGCGCAGAAACCGGACACAGCCCATCAAAATGTCCAATACAGGCTCCATTTTTAAGAATCCGCCTGATATTGCGGCGGGAAGACTCCTGGAAGAGCTCGGACTCAAGGGATTTGGAATTGGAGGGGCGAGATTTTCCGAGCTGCACGCGAATTTTATCGTTAACTCCGGTGGCGCGAAAGCAAGCGACGTGCTTCGGCTGATAGAGACCGCGAAAAAAGAGGCGTTGCTTAAAAGGGGAATCACCCTTGAAACGGAGGTAAAAATAATAGGAAAGGAAAAAAGTGGAAGAGAATAA
- the ftsW gene encoding putative lipid II flippase FtsW has protein sequence MFEIFSSAKGRTFDLGVIISAVFLTAVGLLMVYSTSSVYSLEMYGDANYFLIRHSIYLVIGLICMFFFMRLDYRVLRKLVYPAYLIGFVLLIIVLVPGIGKQVSGARRWIDLGFFSFQPSEIAKYILVLYLAHSLTKKRDKLDNFLVGFASHILIAGVYVILVLLEPDFGTATTMLVVLFGMLFIGEVKMKYLIPVGVVSVIFLCLAVVTKGYRMNRVMSFLDPWQDPLGSGYQAIQSFVAFAHGGVYGSGLGDSSQKLFFLPQAHTDFIFSIIGEELGFIGIALVIIGFAVLFVRSMRVSLRAPDLFGCYLVFGCILLIALQAGINMAVAVGLFPTKGLTLPFISYGGTSLITTLSAVGIILNVSKSGLK, from the coding sequence TTGTTCGAAATATTTAGTTCCGCGAAAGGAAGAACGTTCGATCTGGGCGTAATAATCTCCGCCGTTTTTCTAACGGCGGTCGGGCTCCTTATGGTCTACAGCACAAGCTCGGTTTACTCCCTTGAGATGTACGGCGACGCGAATTACTTTTTGATTCGGCATTCAATATATCTTGTGATCGGACTTATATGCATGTTTTTCTTTATGAGACTGGATTACAGGGTTCTGAGAAAGCTGGTTTATCCCGCTTACCTGATCGGCTTTGTCCTGCTGATCATCGTGCTGGTTCCGGGAATCGGAAAGCAGGTGAGCGGGGCAAGAAGATGGATAGACCTCGGATTTTTCTCCTTCCAGCCTTCCGAGATAGCTAAATATATACTCGTTCTATATCTTGCCCATTCGCTTACGAAGAAAAGGGACAAGCTCGATAACTTTTTAGTCGGTTTCGCTTCTCACATACTGATTGCGGGCGTTTATGTAATTCTGGTGCTTCTCGAACCCGATTTCGGCACCGCGACGACGATGCTTGTCGTTCTTTTCGGAATGCTATTTATCGGGGAAGTAAAAATGAAATACCTGATCCCGGTAGGTGTCGTTTCGGTAATATTCCTGTGTCTCGCCGTCGTAACCAAGGGCTACAGGATGAACCGCGTGATGTCGTTTCTCGACCCCTGGCAAGACCCTCTCGGCTCCGGTTACCAGGCCATACAGTCATTTGTGGCATTCGCTCACGGAGGGGTTTACGGTTCCGGGCTCGGCGACAGCTCTCAGAAGCTGTTCTTTCTCCCGCAGGCTCATACTGATTTCATATTTTCCATAATAGGCGAGGAGCTGGGTTTTATCGGTATTGCGCTCGTAATAATCGGCTTCGCGGTCCTGTTCGTAAGAAGCATGAGGGTCTCGCTAAGGGCCCCGGATCTGTTCGGTTGTTATCTGGTATTCGGCTGTATTCTTCTGATTGCGCTTCAGGCCGGTATAAATATGGCGGTTGCGGTCGGATTATTCCCCACAAAGGGCCTCACCCTCCCGTTCATCAGTTACGGAGGAACGTCTCTCATAACTACGCTATCAGCTGTAGGAATAATACTTAACGTATCTAAATCGGGCTTGAAATGA